Proteins from one SAR202 cluster bacterium genomic window:
- a CDS encoding iron-containing alcohol dehydrogenase, translating into MLPSPHPSPGGPMPPLPSDPFLVSIPGVRIRFAPGALAHAGDEVARLGKSRALVVCGNSIASKTPALTTLKRALGSKYAGDFTGVTYNLDHRASARDALAQLITDTRADLLISVGGGIAIGAARAGRTKYLSSHPGHDLPMITVPTTLSAAEANAAYVSLPGHERRVPEPGSRPAVAILDPELAAHTPWELFCSSGFNAINHCIEGLSTTARHPVADAFYLHALHLVASNLEDSKDQDNIHARGQALIGGYLSGLMIESTWLGIAHALCHGLQATFGSPHGLNNTVMVTQGMKYNMQHAVQYIAMAAQPLGVVAGDDDYVTTQRCIKAVEDLRASLGLPSRLRDIPGITPDGFPKAAGIAFHDFFTPYNRRQPESPEELVALYHQAW; encoded by the coding sequence ATGCTACCGTCCCCTCATCCCTCCCCTGGAGGCCCCATGCCGCCCCTCCCCTCCGACCCCTTCTTAGTCAGCATCCCCGGCGTCCGCATCCGATTCGCCCCCGGCGCCCTCGCCCACGCCGGCGACGAAGTCGCGCGACTCGGTAAATCCCGCGCCCTCGTCGTCTGCGGCAACTCCATCGCCTCCAAGACCCCCGCCCTCACCACCCTCAAACGCGCCCTCGGCTCCAAATACGCCGGCGACTTCACCGGCGTCACCTACAACCTCGACCACCGCGCCTCCGCCCGCGACGCCCTAGCCCAGCTCATCACCGACACCCGCGCCGACCTCCTTATCAGCGTCGGCGGCGGCATCGCCATCGGCGCCGCCCGCGCCGGCCGCACCAAATACCTCTCCTCCCATCCCGGCCACGACCTCCCCATGATCACCGTCCCCACCACCCTCTCCGCCGCCGAGGCCAACGCCGCCTATGTCTCCCTTCCGGGTCATGAGCGTCGAGTGCCTGAACCAGGTTCAAGACCCGCTGTCGCCATCCTCGACCCCGAGCTCGCCGCCCACACCCCCTGGGAACTTTTCTGCTCCTCCGGCTTCAACGCCATCAACCATTGCATCGAAGGCCTCTCCACCACCGCCCGGCACCCCGTCGCCGACGCCTTCTACCTCCACGCCCTCCACCTCGTCGCCTCTAACCTAGAAGACAGCAAAGACCAGGACAACATCCACGCCCGAGGCCAGGCCCTCATCGGCGGCTACCTCTCCGGCCTCATGATAGAAAGCACCTGGCTCGGCATCGCCCACGCCCTCTGCCACGGCCTCCAGGCCACCTTCGGCTCCCCCCACGGCCTCAACAACACCGTCATGGTCACCCAGGGCATGAAATACAACATGCAGCACGCCGTCCAGTATATTGCGATGGCCGCCCAGCCCCTCGGTGTCGTCGCCGGCGATGACGATTACGTCACCACCCAGCGATGCATCAAAGCCGTCGAAGACCTCCGCGCATCCCTCGGCCTCCCCTCCCGCCTCCGCGACATCCCCGGCATCACGCCCGACGGCTTCCCCAAAGCCGCCGGCATCGCCTTCCACGACTTCTTCACCCCCTACAACCGCCGCCAGCCCGAGTCCCCGGAAGAACTCGTCGCCCTCTACCACCAGGCCTGGTAG
- a CDS encoding metallophosphoesterase family protein: protein MRIGVVADTHGYLNPRVVGVLRGVSHILVAGDICSAEVMKGLEGIAPVTAVRGNNDRVGPTSRLAEEVEVALGGKRVLVRHEVSLSKKGEEAPAEFRGRGLDVVVFGHSHYALVQYRDGILFFNPGAAGKRRFNTVPSVGVLEVVGGEVRAEVVVL from the coding sequence ATGCGAATAGGAGTTGTAGCAGATACGCATGGGTATTTGAACCCTCGGGTTGTGGGGGTTCTGCGAGGGGTTTCGCATATTTTGGTGGCGGGGGATATTTGCAGCGCCGAGGTGATGAAGGGGTTGGAGGGGATAGCGCCGGTGACGGCGGTGCGGGGGAATAACGACAGGGTGGGGCCGACGTCGCGACTGGCGGAGGAGGTGGAGGTGGCGCTGGGCGGCAAACGCGTGCTGGTGCGGCACGAGGTGTCGCTATCGAAGAAGGGGGAGGAGGCGCCGGCGGAGTTTAGGGGTCGAGGGCTGGACGTGGTGGTGTTCGGGCACAGCCACTACGCGCTAGTGCAGTACCGGGATGGGATTTTGTTTTTTAACCCCGGGGCGGCGGGCAAGCGAAGGTTTAACACGGTGCCGTCGGTGGGGGTGCTGGAGGTTGTGGGCGGGGAGGTGAGGGCGGAGGTGGTGGTGTTGTAG